A segment of the Pedobacter faecalis genome:
AAGCCGGGAGCCAACTCTGATAAGATCAGAGAGCAGCTTTCGATGATGAATATCCTGGTGGAAGATTGGGGCGGTAAGTTCCAGTCGCAGGAAATATCGGGTAAGAGCGGATTAAATGTGGATCTGCTTCTTGAAAAGGTATTGCTGGAGGCTGAATTACTTGAGCTTAAAGCTAACCCGGACAAGCGTGCTACGGGAAGTGTTATTGAGGCAACGTTGGATAAAGGACGTGGTATTGTAACTACCGTGCTTGTTCAGGCTGGTACCCTGAAAATAGGTGATCCTATTCTGGCAGGAAGTTACAGTGGCCGGGTAAAGGCCCTGTTTAATGAGCGCGGTCAGAAAGTTGATAAAGCTGGGCCTAGTGTACCGGTACAGGTATTGGGTATGCAGGGCGCACCTACAGCGGGCGACAGATTTAATGCGCTTGAGAGTGAGGTAGAGGCCAGGGAAATTGCGAATAAGCGTTTGCAACTGATGCGGGAGCAAGGTTTGCGTACGCAAAAACATATTACACTGGACGAGATCGGAAGACGTTTGGCTATTGGAAACTTCAAGGAGCTGAACCTGATCATCAAAGGTGACGTGGACGGATCTATCGAAGCACTTTCTGATTCCCTGCTGAAGTTATCTACACCAGAGATACAGGTTAACGTAATCAGCAAAGGTGTGGGTCAGATCTCTGAATCGGATGTGTTGCTGGCATCAGCTTCTGATGCGATCATCGTCGGTTTCCAGGTTAGACCTTCAACCGGTGCACGTAAACTTGCTGAAGCGGAGCAGATTGATATCAGGCTGTATTCCATCATCTATGATGCGATCAACGAGATCAAAGCTGCGATGGAAGGCATGCTTGCTCCGGAGTTCGAAGAGAAAATTACGGCTAATGTGGAGATCAGGGATACCTTCAAAATCACAAAAGTAGGAACCATCGCCGGATGTATGGTACTGGATGGTAAGATAAACCGGAACAGTAAAATTCGTATCGTTAGGGACGGTGTGGTGATCTACACCGGTGAGCTGGCTTCATTGAAACGTTATAAGGACGACGTCAAGGAAGTAAGTGCTGGATATGAATGCGGTCTGAACATTCACAACTTCAATAACATTGAAGTGGGGGATATTGTGGAAGCATACGAGCAGGTAGAGGTGAAGCGGAAGTTGTAAACTGTCCGTTTACCTACACACAGATAAAGAAGCTGCTTAAAAGCAGCTTTCTTATTTTAGCATCCGATGAAGAACATGAACCTCGACTTTTCTATAGTCATCTGCACTTATAATCCCGACCCTAGAATACTCGGGCGTTGCTTGGCTGCAGTTGACGCTTTAAACAAAAGTGCTTTGGATTATGAGATTATACTCGTCGATAACAATAGTACCGTTCCTCTCGCGGGTCAAGATTATATCGAAAGATACCGGAGTAGATTATCGAATTTCCAGGTTCTTTTAGAGCCGGAACAAGGCCTTACTCCAGCTAGGATGGCGGGTATTAACGCTGCGGCAGGAAGGCATGTTGTTTTTTTTGATGACGATAATGGGCCGGAGAGCCATTATCTCCAGGAGCTATTGGTATTGATCGAACGGCACAGCCATGTAGTAGCATGGGGACCCGGAAACATTGACGTTGATTTCATCGATGGCATTCAACCAGGCATTGAAGCGTTTGCCAGGTCGGTATTTCAGGAGAGGCGCAGCACTCATGTTGAATATGCTAATATCAGGTCATGGCAAGCATGTTATCCTTTTGGCACGGGGATGTGTGTACGAACATCCTATCTGAAAGAATTTGCGCGCCGGACCAAAAATGGAGAGTTCACGCTTCCGGATAGAACAGGCGATGCGCTGAGTAGTGGTGGTGACGTTCAGATTATTTTGTTTGTCCTAAAAAGCGGAGCAGCAGCAGGCATCTCCCCCGGCTTGAAGTTGACGCATATTATTCCCTCGAAACGTGCTAACTTCGAATATATTAAGCGATTATTATATGCTGTTTACTTAGGGGGCGCTATAACTATTCTGGAAGTTTTTCCCGAGCAAAGGGACGCCATATTAGGCGCATCAATATCCAAATCAAAATTCTCGAGAAGGGCACTGAAGAAGTATCTGGGCTTGCTACTTAATAACAAGCCAACGAGAGTTTTCAAGTTCATTATATATATAGCGTCTGTTAGCGGCGAGTACCTTGCCTTAAAAAGGCCGGTGCCTTCTCTTGTAACCTGGATTATCCGGAGAATGGTATTTCGGTAAAGCTTGCCTAAAGTTTTAGGAAACGACGGATTCTATTTTTGGGCTTATTATATACCCGCCATTTTTCTTTCAGATTGAGTTCTCTGAAAGTAACGGCAAAGTCTGCATCTTTTTGCGGAAGCACATACTTGGGGAGCGTGATTTGTCCAAGAGTCCCCGTTTCGATCTGGCTGTACGCGTTCGCCTCATCTAATGTGTGTGTTGCCCCTTTGCCAAATCCAATGTTCTTAATGAGACTCACATTTGGAATCACCGACAGCCCGTTATTAAAGAAATTAATGATGGTAAGCTGATAATCCCAGGTATCTATCTTGCCGGATTTTAAGTCTTTAAAAATTTGCACCCAAAACTCAACAGCAAAATGGTCACTGAATATTTTGGCGAATTGATCCTCTACTTCCGATGCTTCGTATCGGCTTAAATATTTGTCGTAATCTTTCCACACACGCGCCCAACTTGCCCATCCCCAAACGTTTGTCTGGTTGGAATAATATACGCTGGCAGTGTTCCATATTTTCCCGAGTTGCAGATTACAACCGGCTACATGCCTGAAGCGCGTGTCATCCCGGAAATGTTCCAGCATGTAATCACAATAGCGAAAAAAGTCCGGTTCGGGCAAGCAATCGTCTTCAAGAATAATGCCCTCCGGTTCGTTTGAAAAGAACCAGTCAATCGCTCCGGAAACTGCGTCGCGGCAGCCCAGGTTCTCCATCCTGACAAGGCGCTGAACGGTACAAGGCCAGGTTATCTGATCGACGATTTCAAGAACTTTTTTGCATAAGTCTGTTTCGTCTGGACGATTGCCTCTGGGGCCGTCCGCGGCTATGTACAGGCGCGAAGGCTGCGCCTTCCTGATCTCATCGAACACTAATTTTGTTACTTCCGGCCTGTTAAACACCAAAAAAAGGATGGGCGACTTAACCTGATACGCTTTGGTCATTTCTGGAACTTTTTGTAAACATCTATGGTTTTTTCAAGTGATTCTGCGATAGAGAATTTTTCTAGCTGGATTGCTCCGGCAGCATTTAAGTTAGCCCGCAGTGATGAGTTGTACAATGCCGCCTTAACTTCGGAATAGATGCTTTGAGGACAAGTCGGGTCAAAATAGCGAACCGCACCCTCGCCGATTTCTCTGAAACAAGGGGTATCGCTCGCCAATACGGGGCAGTTGCAGTCAAAAGCCTCCAAAATTGGGAAGCCAAATCCTTCATATAAGGAGGGAAATACGAAGCAAAGTGCATTCTCATATAGACCCCTTAACTCCCCGTCGTGTGCATTGATCTGAATGACCTTGTTAGATATTTTAAATCGGCGCAGAAGCTCTATTTCGGCAGTTTGCAGTTCTCCTCCGCCAGCACAGACCAAATGTAAATCTTGTGTTTCGGACAAGATCGGGGCCACCGCTGTAACGAACGCTATAAAGTTCTTGTATCCACCCCTGTCGCCCACGAAGAGAAGGTATTCCCTGAAACGATCTGGTTCTGAATGTGTAGATTCGGACAAGCTTTTGTAGCCGTGATGGATAACCGAAATACAGTCAGGCTGTACTCCCAGGATGTCTATGAGGTCTTTTTTTGTTGTATCAGATATAGCGATAATATGCGATGCTTCCTCAATACATTGTCTTTTATGCGCAGCGGTAGGGTCTGTTCGATCAAAGAAAGCAGGATAACGCTCATGTATCATGTCGTGGACAGTCAGAATAAAACCGCTCTTGCAGTATGGTATGAAATAGGGATCGTAATAGGTCGGATGAAAGATATTGTAAGACTCTTTTTTCAAGAGATGCACACTATATTTTTGGTTCCATTTGTAAATCTTTCTTTGTTTCTTTAACAGCATTTTGCCAACGGTTTTTTGCCGGGGGGTTAGCAGTGATTGCAAGTAATAGTTTGTGCTGTATAAAACGCCAAGCGAAACGCGGAGGTGCTTTTGTGCTTCTGACTGAGAGATTATATTTGCAAAATACCGTGAAATTCCTCCGTACGAACTTTGCAGGGAGAAGATCTGGTGATCAATTAGAAGGCGTGTTGACTGATCGTCCATATTATTTATTATCCTCTAATCATTAAACGCCTGCATGGAAATCAGACGTTTATAGAGGCCGTTTTGAGCAAGTAGTTCAGTATGATTGCCGGCTTCTACTATCTTCCCTTTCTCGATAACTGCAATCTTATCTGCGTGCTGAATGGTACTTAACCTGTGGGCGATGATCACGCATGTGCGGTTTTTCATCAGGTTATTTAAGGCGTCTTGCACAAGTCTTTCGGACTCTGTATCGAGCGCTGAGGTCGCCTCATCAAGCAGCATGACAGGCGGATTGGCAAGTACTGCCCTGGCTATGCAGATTCGTTGCCTTTGGCCTCCTGATAATTTATTGCCGCGGTCGCCCACATTGGTGTGATATCCTTCCTCGGTGTTCAGAATGAACTCGTGTGCATTCGCGATTTCGGCTGCGCGGACGACCTCTTGCTCTGTTGCCCCCGGCTTACCGTAAGCAATGTTGTTGTAGATTGAGTCATTAAACAGGAAGGAGTCCTGATTTACAATGCCCATCTGTGCACGGATGCTTTCGGTATTCAGGTCGACATAAGGCTGGTCATCGAGGTAGAGCGTTCCGGAAATGGGTTCGTGGAAACGAGGTATCAAATCCATAAGGGTGCTTTTTCCCCCTCCTGAGGGCCCTACTAAAGCGACTGTTTGACCTTTCCTGATTTCAAGGCTGATGTCATCAAGCACAATCTTGTCCCCATAACCGAAGGTCACGTGTTCAAGTCTAAGTGCTTTATCGAATGTCTCGACTTGCCTCGCCCCCGGTTTGTCGCTAAAAGCCGGTTTAGTGTCTATGAGCGCAAGTACGCGCTCACCTGCAGTAATTCCGGAATGAATTCCGCTGAATGAATCACTTATTGCCTTAACAGGCTGCATTACCTGCGAAAAAGTAGCAATATATACCAGAAATTTGGCCGGTGTAAGATCACCCTGACCATTCAAAATAAGCATGCCTCCATAAAGGACAATTCCTGCAACAACAATTACACCGAGCGTTTGAGATACAGGCGAAGCCAATTGCTGGCGCCTTGCAATTTTCCGGTTCAAATAAGAATAGAACTTGTTTTCCTCGTTGAAGCGTTCCTTTGTTCGCCCGGTAGCGTTGAAGGCTTTTACGATCTTGATTCCGCTCAGCGCTTCGTCAAGGAAGCCCAGCATCTTGGCGAATGATTCGTGAGACTGATTTGTTTGTTGCTTAAGGCGTTTAACGATCTTACTTATGATTAGTCCCGCAACCGGGATTACCAAAAGTGAGAAGAGGGTGAGTTTAACCGAAATAGACAACAGGATAGCAATATAGAAAAGCAATTGCGCGGGTTCTTTAAAGACTACCTGAAGCGTATTTGTAACGGTAAACTGAACGATCTGCACGTCTGAAGCGACTTTTGATATAATGTCTCCTTTTCGCTCATTGTTAAAGAACCCAACATTGAGGTCCATGACATTATTAAATACGGTCCGGCGGAGGTTTAACAATGTATGCACCCTCAAATCTTCCATATAACGCTGAGAGAGATAGCGAAAGAGATTGGCGAGAATAACAACGACAACAATAGTGATGCAGACGATCTTCAAAGTATAGATCTTTCCCTCTGTCTGGATCATGTAATTGACATACTCGTTGTATTTGCCGACAGGGTCAAAAAATGCATCGGAGGTGTCTATATTTCGTGTAGTGGAGGAACTTCCTGTAAACAGCGTCTCAAGCAAAGGTCCGATAAGGGTGAACAGCGCGGTGTTGAAAAATATGGCAATAAGTGTAGCAATGATATAAGGAATCGCAAATTTTTCAATTGGCTTTGCAAAGGAGAGAAGTCTGAAATATATCTTCATTAAACGGGTATAAAACGCTAAGTTAAGTATAGTTAGGGTCTAACCGTGGAACTTCACCGAAAATTGGATAAAAGATGACAATGCTTATTTCTCCTGTGGGAGAAAAACAGTGATTATACTCATCATACTTTTTAGCAATGACCATGCAACTTTATGCTTCCGGATTTTTAAGAATTGGCGACCACGCCTCGATCTTAATACTGTAAGGGTTTCACGATCATCGTAAAAGGCTGGAAAATGTCGTTTCAGGACCAGGTTGCGTTCGCCGTGCATGGATACGTGATTATTTATCTCGGAAGAGATGCCCGTCGCATCGTAATTTGTAATGATCATGTCTAAATGTTGATATGAAACATTTTCCTTACATATGGTATAGATGAAGAATTCCCAGTCTGACACTATTCGGAAATTTTCATTGTAGAGGAAGAATTTCTGAAATAATTCCCGTTTGATAAAGCTTGCCTGGTGTGATATGTTGTGTTCAATAAAAAACGAAAACGATAATAACGGGGGAAAGGTCCTGAATTGTTGTTTTCCAGGCTCTTCATAGATTATATTGCCGTAGTATATGTCCTTGTTGCCCGCAATAGATAACGCGACACTCTGCAAAACCATATTGTCATGAAGATAATCTCCACTGTTAAGAAACAGCAGATAGTCGCCCGAAGCCTGTCTAATGCCTTTATTCATCGCGTTGTAGATGCCTGTGTCGGGCTCGCTGATCAGGACGTCTATTTTATCTTTGTATTTGCCTAAGATATCTCTACTGCCGTCTGTACTGGCGCCATCAATGACCAGGAACTCAAAGTCACGGAATGTCTGCTCAGTCACACTTCTGATTGTTTTCTCCAAGCCGTAAGCGTTGTTCAGGTTCACCGTTATGATGGATATTTTGCTCGTCATGTTATGAAAAGTTCTGGTCGTCCAAATGTGCAATAAGCTCTTTTATAGTTTTCCCGATGGCTTCAGGATTATATTCTGATATGGCTTCTGACGAGTTGCTGCTAAGCCTGGCCCAAAGCTGTGCGTCGTTGTAGAGCCTCATTACTTGATTGGCAAAAGATTTAGCTGTGTCGGCAATCAGGACATGTTTCCCGTCGACTAGACCCATTCCTTCAACACCGACCTGGGTAGATACAATGGGTAAAGCGTATTCAAAGCTCTGCCCAAGTTTGCCTTTCATTCCGGCCCCATAACGTAGCGGTGCCACAAAAACCCGGTGATTTATAAAATATTCGGAAACGTCTTTTACATAACCCGGTACATGAATCCGCCCAGATCGTAAATTTAGAATTTCATTTGTAGGGTCGCTTCCGAGCAGGGTTAATTCGACGTCGGGATCTTCCTTCCAAACATCCGGCATAATTTCGTTTACCAACCAGAGCGCAGCGTCAATATTCGGTTCGTGTTTGTATCCTCCTATAAAGAGAATCCCTTTTCGAGACGGGAAAGGCGCGACATCCCCAACCGCCCGCGAATGGATGTTGGGTACGACCCAGACATTCTTGATTTGCTCATTTATCAGTAGTTCTTTTTCAACCTGGGTAACCGTAACGGTGATGTCGCTTCGACGGGCGAGGTACAACTCGCTTTTTTTTGTTTCAAGTGCTTTTTTCCTTAACCTGGGATTTTGTGTTTCTTCCGCCTGCCGTAACATCCGTACATAATGGAGGTCGACAGTATCAAAGATTTTCTTTGTATGCTTATTTAATCGAGGTTGAAACCGGCTGTTTAGCGCCGGTCTGGACAACCAGGCATAATGAATCAGGTTAAGCTTTTTATTCAACAATCGTTGCGCGACGGCACGGTCCTCACATATTACCTCTACGCCCATTGACCGGAGTTGTGAATAATAGGGTTCTTTTCGCATGCCGTCGTCTGCAATGAATATGACATTAAGGTCCATCTGCAGGAAGATCTTAATCAGTTCAAACAGCCGTCTTGATCCTGACGACTGATCATAGAGCGGCAGCGTGTCGTCAACAATCAGCAAGCTCTTTGATTTTGCTTGAGCCAGCGGCTGCTTCCGCTTTGAGGATAGTATATTGAAAATTGTTGCTATAAAGTCTCTCATTAACGTTTACTATTGAACCGGCCAGAGTTGGCAAGGCATTCATTAAGGATAAATTTGAATAAAGTGAAAGCCGACCGTTTTCTGACAAAGAAAAGTTTGCTTCTATGTCGAAGCAACGTTACCAAAAGTGTGCGCGAAAACGGCTGCCGCTCTAGTACTGCATATCCGTCTAGGAGCCGGTCGATCAGCTTGCCTGTCGCGCGGGGAGTAACAGCATGGTTTTTAAACAGCTTAAGTGTATTGATGCGTCGTGTACGTTCGGTCGTACGTGTGTCAGAAGATGTTGTATTGGAGGCATGCCTGCGATGGCTCACCAAAGGCTCTGTTATAAACTTGATTCTGCCTAAAGAGGCGGCGGTGTAAGCCATCCACCAGTCATAGTATGTTTCTTTCGGAAATGGCAATACATATGCCTTAAGTGAACAATGGAATAAGCTCGCATGACCTGAAACGCAATTGTTGTAAAGGAGATATTGTTCGCATTGTCCGCTAACAAAGCGATGTCCGTCTGACAATCTCTTTCCTGTGAGCCGATCTTCTTCGATAACAGCCGAGTCGTGATAGATCAGCAACGAAGAACCGATAGCTGCGTAGAGTTTTGAAAGTTTCTGCAGATCCCATACGTCGTCCTGGTCTGCAATGGCAATGTAGGTTCCCTCACAAAGCCCAAGCGCCTTCTCAAAGTTTCGGTTAAAGCCAATATTGTTTTCATTCCGATATAAACGGATTTGCTTGTTTCGGTCGCGGTAAGACTCCAGAATGTCATACGTGCTGTCGGAAGAACAGTCGTCTACAATCACCACTTCGAGATTAGGATAGTCCTGTGCGAGAAGGGTGTCCAGTTGAGCCTCGATATGCTTTTGACCATTATAAGTGCACAGGGCAATAGAAATGAGTTCATTCTTCATTTTATCATCCTTTTTTTCGCGCCGTTCACGATCCTCGATAAGAAAAGACTTAGCGGATTATTTAGTAGTGGACGCATAATAGATCCTGACAGATGGAATACTGTCGTATTCGTCTGTATCCACCGGCTTTGGAAAAACTGGTTATATTTTTTTACCAGTTTTCCGCGTATCCTGTAGAAATCCTCGTCACGGATGCCGCGGCTTTTGTGTGTAAGGTTAAAGGGGATCACATATGCACTATAACCGTTCATCTCGGCATGCAGACACAGATCAGTGCCATACATGTGAAAGCCTGAAAGGTTGCCGGATACATTTAATGGGATTCCGTTTTTGAGGAGCAGGAAATTCTCGTCGAGCGATCTTACTTTCAAAGGTAATTTGCCTTTTGACACAAGGCTGCCATCTGTATAGGTAATATGGTACACCACATGATTTGGCGCAGCTGCGCCGGCGTTTCCGCATATCCCCCAGGCGGGGTCGAGTTCGTCGAGCTCTTTCAGTAAGTGACGAAGTTTCTCGATCTTATCACCTTCGATCAGTATATCCTGGTGGCAAATGATAATGTATTTACCACGGGCTTCCCGAAGGAACCGGTTTATACCCGCATAGGCGTCAAACGTACAGCCATTCCGATTGTCGACATGCATGAATTCTGTATTGTCCGTAAATCCGGCAGCCAAAAAGGAACTAAGCATAGCTTCATACTCTTCCTGGCGTGTAACAAAGGTACATACCGAGAACTCAAAACTATATTGAATTGGCCCAATGACCCTCGAAATGTTTGCTGCAGAGCTCATCCAAATGCTTAAGTTAACGGTTCAAATATAGTACAGATCGTAGCAGGTTTCTCAAAGTTATTAGATGATGTTCCTGAACCAGTAATCAAACTTCCTGAAGTCTTTCTTCGCTAAGGGCTTGTGCTTATCAAAAATCCAGTACAAATCTGCATCTGAATAGAAAGATGCGACGAGGGAAAAGGTACTTGGTGGGCCTATAATATACTCACATTTTGAAAGCAGACAGAGGTCTTCTCCAGGATTTCCGTTTAGTGTATAGCATCGCTGTTTTGTTATCCCTTGGAAAACGTCGACATCAACCTTGTGATTGCTGACGATATAAATACTTACGTCATCCATCCCAGACTCCTGAAGAAAGCCTGATATGATCTCCGCATAATCTTCGTCAGAAAAAAAGTATTTGCCATCGTGCCAGGTAGCGTAATCGCCCCGTCTGATATGAAGGCCAATACGCGGTTTGTTTGCCGGATGCGATGCCATAAATTGTTCCACGGCATTGCGAGTCCTGGTGTTAAAGTCAAAAAGTTTTTTGATTTCCGGCCGGTATTTCAGAAACAGCTCATACTTGCGAAAATACCAGCCGTTGACCAGGATAAGCTTGCTGGTTTTTAGCAGTTCAGTTTTTTGCGATTGATCTTCTTCAGGTTCGTTAAGTTCGATGCTGGGTATTATACCTAATTTTGCGCCATATTTTGCTGATAAATAGGTGATCCAGTTATACCCACGTTCGTTGTTGATATTGAAATAAGGATATTTGTAACAAAACCTTAGTCCGATGATTTTGAGGTTATTCTCGCGTGCAAATGCATAGTAATGTCCAAACTGTACGATGTTGTTGCACATTTGACCGTATCCGGAAAGGTATATCATAGCCGGCTCCTTTTTTTCGACAATGCCATTTTGTATTTCAGAAAAGTGCCTAAGGCCGCAAAGCTGCTAATAATCAAGCCGGCTACGCCATCCAGAAATCCAAGCTTGATAAAGTAGGATCGGACAAAGATGCTTACTGGAGAGAACACCATCTTGAAAAATAGTGCTATAGAAGTTCGCTTTAGCTGGTCTGCCGATCCGAGTACAGCATATGCTCTGGTTTTGGCAGCAAGTTCACTTCTTGTGCTATAGGCATAATGAAGTAGCTTTCCTTTTAAGTCCTCTACAGTAAGCCCTGACAAGGTCAGTTGTTCATGGACTGCGGCCTCGTTCCATCTGACATGCCGCGGGAACAGGCGAATCTTTTTGTCGGGATTCCAGATACCATATCTTATCCACTGTCCGCAATAATTGTTCAGCCGGCGGAATCTGTAAGCTCCAGTTAAGCTGGATTTAATGTTGTTAATTTCTTCTATGAGATCATGGGACAGCTCTTCATCGGAATCCAGCGACAGTATGAAAGGATATTGAGCTTCTTTATGGCCGATGTTCTTGGTGGGGCCGTACCCAAGCCAAGCAGTGGATATGACTTTGCAGCGGTAGGAAGACGCGATTTCGACAGTGCGATCCGTACTGCCCGAGTCGATCACTATGACTTCGTCTGCCACCTCACGAGCGCTTTCAAGACAGCGCCCAATAGTGTGCTCTGCATTTTTTGTAATCACGACGGCCGAAATCTGCATCTCAGTTCAGTTTTTTTAAAAGTTCTTGCCTGTAAATTTTCAGCGCGGAGAAAAGACCTTGATTTTTGGGCTCCGAATGTTTGAGCATCTCCTGGAACCGTTGCTTTGATGCACTTGCTTTTTTTAAATTTCGGATTATGAGAACTAATGCACGCCAATAGATCAGATTTAAGGCGAGCGTGCGCAAAAGAACTTCCACAACTGTTTGTATCCACCACATGGTGAGGCTAAGCCCTTGAAGGTGGATGTAATGCACGTAAAATTTGTTGCGAAGCGTGAGTAATTTTATTTTTCGCTTTTTGCTGTGTTTTTTGATCGTAGTTGAGACCTGATGCATGCATGCTGCCCCCGGAACGTAGTACATCTTCCAACCCATACGAAGTGCTCTAAGCGAGAGCTCCACGTCTTCCACATAAAAGGGGCTGAGCAATTCGTCATAGCC
Coding sequences within it:
- a CDS encoding glycosyltransferase family 2 protein; the protein is MNLDFSIVICTYNPDPRILGRCLAAVDALNKSALDYEIILVDNNSTVPLAGQDYIERYRSRLSNFQVLLEPEQGLTPARMAGINAAAGRHVVFFDDDNGPESHYLQELLVLIERHSHVVAWGPGNIDVDFIDGIQPGIEAFARSVFQERRSTHVEYANIRSWQACYPFGTGMCVRTSYLKEFARRTKNGEFTLPDRTGDALSSGGDVQIILFVLKSGAAAGISPGLKLTHIIPSKRANFEYIKRLLYAVYLGGAITILEVFPEQRDAILGASISKSKFSRRALKKYLGLLLNNKPTRVFKFIIYIASVSGEYLALKRPVPSLVTWIIRRMVFR
- a CDS encoding nucleotide-diphospho-sugar transferase, with protein sequence MTKAYQVKSPILFLVFNRPEVTKLVFDEIRKAQPSRLYIAADGPRGNRPDETDLCKKVLEIVDQITWPCTVQRLVRMENLGCRDAVSGAIDWFFSNEPEGIILEDDCLPEPDFFRYCDYMLEHFRDDTRFRHVAGCNLQLGKIWNTASVYYSNQTNVWGWASWARVWKDYDKYLSRYEASEVEDQFAKIFSDHFAVEFWVQIFKDLKSGKIDTWDYQLTIINFFNNGLSVIPNVSLIKNIGFGKGATHTLDEANAYSQIETGTLGQITLPKYVLPQKDADFAVTFRELNLKEKWRVYNKPKNRIRRFLKL
- a CDS encoding glycosyltransferase family 4 protein, whose product is MDDQSTRLLIDHQIFSLQSSYGGISRYFANIISQSEAQKHLRVSLGVLYSTNYYLQSLLTPRQKTVGKMLLKKQRKIYKWNQKYSVHLLKKESYNIFHPTYYDPYFIPYCKSGFILTVHDMIHERYPAFFDRTDPTAAHKRQCIEEASHIIAISDTTKKDLIDILGVQPDCISVIHHGYKSLSESTHSEPDRFREYLLFVGDRGGYKNFIAFVTAVAPILSETQDLHLVCAGGGELQTAEIELLRRFKISNKVIQINAHDGELRGLYENALCFVFPSLYEGFGFPILEAFDCNCPVLASDTPCFREIGEGAVRYFDPTCPQSIYSEVKAALYNSSLRANLNAAGAIQLEKFSIAESLEKTIDVYKKFQK
- a CDS encoding ABC transporter ATP-binding protein, which gives rise to MKIYFRLLSFAKPIEKFAIPYIIATLIAIFFNTALFTLIGPLLETLFTGSSSTTRNIDTSDAFFDPVGKYNEYVNYMIQTEGKIYTLKIVCITIVVVVILANLFRYLSQRYMEDLRVHTLLNLRRTVFNNVMDLNVGFFNNERKGDIISKVASDVQIVQFTVTNTLQVVFKEPAQLLFYIAILLSISVKLTLFSLLVIPVAGLIISKIVKRLKQQTNQSHESFAKMLGFLDEALSGIKIVKAFNATGRTKERFNEENKFYSYLNRKIARRQQLASPVSQTLGVIVVAGIVLYGGMLILNGQGDLTPAKFLVYIATFSQVMQPVKAISDSFSGIHSGITAGERVLALIDTKPAFSDKPGARQVETFDKALRLEHVTFGYGDKIVLDDISLEIRKGQTVALVGPSGGGKSTLMDLIPRFHEPISGTLYLDDQPYVDLNTESIRAQMGIVNQDSFLFNDSIYNNIAYGKPGATEQEVVRAAEIANAHEFILNTEEGYHTNVGDRGNKLSGGQRQRICIARAVLANPPVMLLDEATSALDTESERLVQDALNNLMKNRTCVIIAHRLSTIQHADKIAVIEKGKIVEAGNHTELLAQNGLYKRLISMQAFND
- a CDS encoding glycosyltransferase family 2 protein; the protein is MTSKISIITVNLNNAYGLEKTIRSVTEQTFRDFEFLVIDGASTDGSRDILGKYKDKIDVLISEPDTGIYNAMNKGIRQASGDYLLFLNSGDYLHDNMVLQSVALSIAGNKDIYYGNIIYEEPGKQQFRTFPPLLSFSFFIEHNISHQASFIKRELFQKFFLYNENFRIVSDWEFFIYTICKENVSYQHLDMIITNYDATGISSEINNHVSMHGERNLVLKRHFPAFYDDRETLTVLRSRRGRQFLKIRKHKVAWSLLKSMMSIITVFLPQEK
- a CDS encoding glycosyltransferase, coding for MRDFIATIFNILSSKRKQPLAQAKSKSLLIVDDTLPLYDQSSGSRRLFELIKIFLQMDLNVIFIADDGMRKEPYYSQLRSMGVEVICEDRAVAQRLLNKKLNLIHYAWLSRPALNSRFQPRLNKHTKKIFDTVDLHYVRMLRQAEETQNPRLRKKALETKKSELYLARRSDITVTVTQVEKELLINEQIKNVWVVPNIHSRAVGDVAPFPSRKGILFIGGYKHEPNIDAALWLVNEIMPDVWKEDPDVELTLLGSDPTNEILNLRSGRIHVPGYVKDVSEYFINHRVFVAPLRYGAGMKGKLGQSFEYALPIVSTQVGVEGMGLVDGKHVLIADTAKSFANQVMRLYNDAQLWARLSSNSSEAISEYNPEAIGKTIKELIAHLDDQNFS
- a CDS encoding glycosyltransferase yields the protein MKNELISIALCTYNGQKHIEAQLDTLLAQDYPNLEVVIVDDCSSDSTYDILESYRDRNKQIRLYRNENNIGFNRNFEKALGLCEGTYIAIADQDDVWDLQKLSKLYAAIGSSLLIYHDSAVIEEDRLTGKRLSDGHRFVSGQCEQYLLYNNCVSGHASLFHCSLKAYVLPFPKETYYDWWMAYTAASLGRIKFITEPLVSHRRHASNTTSSDTRTTERTRRINTLKLFKNHAVTPRATGKLIDRLLDGYAVLERQPFSRTLLVTLLRHRSKLFFVRKRSAFTLFKFILNECLANSGRFNSKR
- a CDS encoding alpha-1,2-fucosyltransferase, whose amino-acid sequence is MIYLSGYGQMCNNIVQFGHYYAFARENNLKIIGLRFCYKYPYFNINNERGYNWITYLSAKYGAKLGIIPSIELNEPEEDQSQKTELLKTSKLILVNGWYFRKYELFLKYRPEIKKLFDFNTRTRNAVEQFMASHPANKPRIGLHIRRGDYATWHDGKYFFSDEDYAEIISGFLQESGMDDVSIYIVSNHKVDVDVFQGITKQRCYTLNGNPGEDLCLLSKCEYIIGPPSTFSLVASFYSDADLYWIFDKHKPLAKKDFRKFDYWFRNII
- a CDS encoding glycosyltransferase family 2 protein; this translates as MQISAVVITKNAEHTIGRCLESAREVADEVIVIDSGSTDRTVEIASSYRCKVISTAWLGYGPTKNIGHKEAQYPFILSLDSDEELSHDLIEEINNIKSSLTGAYRFRRLNNYCGQWIRYGIWNPDKKIRLFPRHVRWNEAAVHEQLTLSGLTVEDLKGKLLHYAYSTRSELAAKTRAYAVLGSADQLKRTSIALFFKMVFSPVSIFVRSYFIKLGFLDGVAGLIISSFAALGTFLKYKMALSKKRSRL